From Malaya genurostris strain Urasoe2022 chromosome 2, Malgen_1.1, whole genome shotgun sequence:
CTGATTTTATGAGCCAAATGTTTCGTGAGTTAATAATTCGCAACGAGAGTTAAATCATTTTTTGAGTCATGGGAATGGGAAGAAAAAGGGACCCGATTAGATTCGAAGCAGAAAAACCCGTCAAAAATTTCCTTCCTCATGTTCTATAGTATATTCTCCAGTACTTAATTCGATTTCTTTCAACAAAAGATAAAACGGTTGCTGTCTACACTTTTGTTTGGTTTAACATGGATCATCGTTAAGAATTAACAGTCGGCATTAGCTGCGTTTACAGATAAGTCACGAATTCGGGCTTGTTTTATATCACAATTTCTTATATTAGCTGGTGCTAGGGTGTTTTCGCCTGCGTAATACTTTCAACTTAGTGTTTATCCTGTTGAACTAACGTCCGACAGCACTGTGACGGTGGGACGGTCCAATCGTAGAAGTATTCTTTCGGACGTTGTGTGTCGGGTTCTTGTTCCTCCTCGTGACTACACAAGTCTCCCCGATGGATCTCCTTCATCTGCTGAGCGGTACGTTTGTGCAGTACTAAATGGTAGGTTTTACATTTTCTTGGCATCCAAGCCGTGTCGAATCGAACATCATGTCGGCGATGAATATTTCCGAACGACGAAAGCCAGGTTCCAACGGCCATATCTTCACTTTTGTAAACAGTTAAGGTTTTTCGATAGGCGGCAATGAATGAAACTAGATTTTTCGACAGTACATATCCTCCACCCAGAGCGTACGGAAGATACCGGTCACAGAGTtggtattttttttccttccaatGGCCATGCTGCTGAATTGTCGCCGCCCCTTTAAAATAACCCCAATACAACTCGGTTGGTTTTGTGTGACTTAACCGTACTCGGTGTAACTTTTCATAGTAACTCAATAAATCCTCAGATAGAAGATCTAGTTTAACATAGGAATCGTCGTCGAGTTTCATCAAATATTTGAAATCATAAACATCGTCTATTTGACTCATACTGCGAATGATTTTCGTTGTTAAATTATCGTACGAGTCCACCAAATCATCCAACTCAATTACATCGTTGAAGACGCGTTGTTCCTCATACACAACCTTTCGCTCCGCTCGGGACAAGCCGTGCGTTCCAATAGCAAACAGTGCTTTAATCTTAAAATTTATAACCTTGATGTTTTTTATCTTACGCTTTTGCAGCTGCTGGTAATTATCTAACAGCTCCTTTTGCTTCTCAACTGTTTCCAGCTGCAAATGCTCCTGGTCGTCATAAAGAGGCACATAAATCGCGTCATCTTGGTAACTTTCGTTCAAAATTCTTGGTCGCAAATTCAAATATGTTTCCCGGATAACGGTTCTGCGTTCTATGTTTCCCGGAGCACTCACAATCAGCAACATTAAAAAGTAGGAGTTCTCCGGTTGATAATTTTTTGTGCTTGATTCACAGCTATGCTGTGGTCCTCCGATCAATATCGTTAGCAGTGCTCCCGCCACAAACGAACAAAATACCGGCAACATTCCAATGCAATTCCGTTTGTGAAGATGCTGATAGCGACCGAATGCCATGATCGTATTCCGGCGAGGCCTGCTTTTGCCTGTACGCCTCGTATGAGATTGTATGATGCCAATTTTGAACAAACACAAAATACTCTGCGGTTGACTGTATAACTAGTATATTTTACGAATGGTGAACTTAAGTATGCacattcaaaatcattttacCAAATATTTATCTTCATCTAAAGACTAATAAATGAAGTACAATATAGGACCATTTTGTTTGCATTATTTAACAATACACTTCGAGTGTCAGTACTTTACACGCTTAAAATATGTTACTCAAAACTGAGTAAGAACTTATTAATATTACACGCTCTttaaacataactcatggtttgagttgcgattacccaaattcataaactggaacaatatgtcaaaattcaaTGTGGactaaaatttcattaaaaaaattactcaggccatgagttctctcgcatttattcatacataagagtaagcgttgaggcgacgacacgaccaggcacttcgaagaaaaagcggcctgaaaagtgtttgttgatCATTTACCATTAGTTACCATAAATCAAGTGACCCCTtgctaataataaaaattaaattctcgagcaacactgttttagtTGCTACAAACAGTTGCTAGGAAACCcagtataaataaacaaatagtttGAAAAATGTAGTGAAATCGTTCGTGTTAATTCCGCAACGACACGTaccgttttgaaaaaaaaaacggagagAAACTAATTGCTTATTGCGGTTTCCTAAAGTCTTACTatcatcaaaacaaaaaataatctcCAAGTACTTCGTGAAACTACAGTCAATAACATCAAATATGCGTACACGTCTTCTGTAACATGGAGCTGAAATGAAGCTCAGTAAATCCTAACCATCCAGGTCGATCTAGCATAATAGGTTGGAGATTTAAATCGACAGAGAAACAAAGATGTTAGACTAACTTTACTATGTcgtacttttttgtaattttttattatttgtagGTGTCCAAATAagggatattttcaatgttttacacaATGCGACTCGAAATATATGCTCAAATTAAATTTACAAAAGTATATTCAAATACACTTGTACGAAGAGTGTTGTGCAGTTCATGACTGTATAATCAAATTTAGCACATGCGATTCGGTTTTCTACACAAACAAATCACAATCACTAACTGGAAGATCTCTagactggaagtaaatcaactgTCTCAGTCTTAGTCTATACTCAACGAATACCACTGGCGAAGAGAAAGTTACTTGTTTAGAACCATTAAACAACTTGTCGATTGATCTGCTCTatataaaaacattttgaattcaAAATCATCATAATTTAAGATTGTTGTCATTAAGTTTTACAACTATCGGAATATCATGCTTTTGTTAGAAAATGTGCAAACGCTGTTTATTCAGAGTATAACGTAATTTGATTTCACCTACTCTAAATAAATGACAGCGAAACTAGCTATGTTAAGTGTGAAACAAGTGAAATGTTCAATGACGTCGTTTTGACGTTAGACGATCGTTTTGAAAGATACACTGTCGAATCAATGCAAAATCATAATTTCTTTGCCAAGAAACAAGTTGAATATCAAAATTCGcttgtttatttgatttttcagAGTACATTCAAATTCAGTCACAGAATTTTTATATGATTTTGGAAATAAATATACTTTCGCACAAAATTCACGAGTCTGTAGGGTTTTTATAATTTAGTTTTAACGAATTCACTAATACTCGTAACCGACGttacaaatgaaaattttcgccaGAGAATTTCTCTTTTAAATTCTGGATTGCTGGCTTTCATTTCTTAGAATATTTGTCCTTCTGGGAAGCAGCAAAGAGGGATCGTctcaaacattttcttatttACAATCTAATTAAGGCTTCGAGTTAAAAATAACCAAGGTTACGGTAACTGTTATTCGAAAAACAACAGTTTTCGGTCTGGGTTGccaatttaaaacatttttcaaatgatttcattttgacattaccagttatggAGGGGTaggtaaatttacgatacagtttttatggacgagtggcaggtcgtgtcgtcggttgaggTTTCAAACATTTGGATGAAAAAAtgcttcttgcagttcagtgtgTTTTCATTATCGGAACATTCTAATCGAATTTAGGATTGCAAGAATACGTTgtttttcattgccgtttctagattcgatttttgaaaacaggaatcatcaatcatagctgttttcaatataaattttgtggtttcaattatgcaaaGTGGGACGTCTAACATTAGGATATCAAAACCATTTCAACTCGACTCCAAACCTATCAAAAGGAAATggttttgaatcactttttTGCACTTCCCatttaaaagaaagaagaatagaTTTAACTAGAAATCCAAAGGAAAATCAAACTTAAATTCTAAGCTaagctcatttaaattaggaaaaaaatatattattctTATCTTGAGTAAATaattctcaaattttgacagcttcgtccCATAACTCAAAAATAAGTAGATAGTTGGTAAATCTAGCTTAGAGAACGTGCACGTAATCAAAATTAGAGCTTTCACCTGGGACtcagaaataaaaattaaaaattataaagttTAAACCGTCTCAAAATTTATGTGAGTTTAAATGAAATAATTCCCTTTATTGTTTAAACaatattacaatttttttacaGATACAAGTAGAAGATTGAACAAAAAATtgtctttttattttttcaataaagcgGCTCTGCAAACAGCTGCTCAAACTCGTTCGATTTTTCGGTGAGTGTCATCATTTTATGGAAACCAATCATCGGAAAGTGAAGAGAGAAACAGTTTCTTATTCTGTATCGAATTGGCTATGGTCTGAACTAGAATGAAAAATTTCCcccgagaaaaaaaacaaatggcgccatttttcgatttttggcccgttttttcgaaataaaagtatttacgaaaaaatgttcgaaaactgAACGCCTAcctaaatgcgagagaactcatagtctgagtaaattttacttaaacccgaactcaaattttgacatagttCCAGTTTACAAATTAGAGTAGTCACAACTCAAATTGTTAGTAACCTGTGTTAAAAAAGCGTGTATGTAGTTACTCAAACTTGGATGTGTTATTTATTACATCTATGATAATATAGCTGTTTTTTAGTAGGACGGAACTCACATGGACAGCAAATGGAggaaaacatcgatgaatgttccGAATTAGGTTTTAATTTCTATTTACAAATTATCGTTTACACTCCGATCaatatttgatgagtcgatggaTTGTTGGTTAATCTTTGAAacgtatattatttttttttcaaaattagagTTTCGCCCTGTTTTCGTCCTATTATCGTCTTCGTCCTATTATCGTCTCATTTATTATTTATAGtaatgaaaaaatcgaaaacctATACCTATATAATAATGCTATATTGAATTGATTTTTACTCTTCAGTGTtgccatttgtatggaaatttttaaaaagtacattgtcactctgaccaaggatggcttttatcgtatcaaagaatgctcactcgcaactcttccacgattaaatcagtgccattaaagagaatcggaaatcatcgcaacaacaaaaaaaaaacggcatggtacatttaacatagaatagacgtctgagaatcaacggctagcacgctgctgtggggattctctctgaagcaacaaacggtcgcttattctcgtttcgtgatccgattctgtatgggcagtggataattgcgatagaatcattttactattgccgcttattctaactatgtgcttagaacctttgtataatttgtgcctatgaaaatgtatgtgaatgcttcacacaagggtttttaaatattgcaacctagtatgagaatcatcaagtcgaatcatcgattcgattttctgcgataattgtcaacttgcgattctctcttggtaaattccacacagcggcgatcattatcagactgaattttttttaagggcgtgaaatactcagagtatgaagtggagcgaagaaatgtagaaaaattctctcgaggttcatgcattgagagactcgaattcttgtagcatcttctaccggattgaaaatgttgtatacaatatagataaaaatcgagcagcttctgtcaaattttcagcaatcaccaacactgacttTGACAGTATACCtcgtattgaaaaatgtgtcctCGAACATttgtcaaagcattccgtattataatttgtatttgatagTTTGGTCCTTTTtaattctttgtattactaagtttaagatttttgcagaatgaaaatttctaagcgaaattgtaggattttgaagtagCTTCGACAAGGTTATAGGTAAAATAATATTACTTAATTATTGAGTTCGATATTGCTACTGTCGAAtcaaaatttgtgtgaaattaattgctattttcatgcacaattTTGTGTACGGTTTTTCACTATCTATCTGATGCAGATATATTGAActgattatttttaaaattattgtttattttgtgttatATTTTGTGATAAAAGTTTACTTGTTCTCGTAATTTCGCATCAGAAAATGTTACAATTTAGTTACAGTTACTCATTTAATATGAGAAATCAATTGTGATGTTTTGAAATCAAATATTGAAAGTGTTTGATATTTTCTATAGATGTTTTCTGGTATTGAATGAATATTTTAAAGTACTTTCAAATCTTTGATTGAGTAATTAACATTCTGTGCCAATGAGAAGTTGTTCAACTTCTCTGCTGGCTTATGCATCAATTGGTCAAGTTCATCCATTCATTCATTTGTCCATGATCCATGTATACtaaattttatgttttttttttttgaaaaaaagtatCTTTCATTACTTCGCAATTTTGTCATTTCTTTCTAATTAGGGTTTCGAATTTAATAAAATTGAAGTTAAACAAAAACACATAAGTCTACTAATAGTAAAAATGACTCCTGAGGCTAACTCAATAATGTAATtagagaataaaaaaatatcggtgcGATGTCTGAGTCATTTGAGTTCGAATGACACATTGTATTGATGAAAGTGCGTATTTCATCCCTTTCATTGCTAATTAATGTTTGTGTATCGTACAGTTTTGGTTCCGCCAACTTGTTCGCAAGTCAAGCtttttcttacttcttactggaCATTTGTCCAACGTTTAATCGGCCCCCCTGtgacgacgccatcttgatcaCAGACTCTCATAGTAACAGACTGGCGAACACTTCTTAGGGAGCCAAACGAACCGTTAAATTCCCATGCTCTAGCACGAAAATTAGAGAGTTCTCTACGATTCTCTCACAACAACTTGTCGGTTTATCTAAAAAATAGAAGATAGTGTTTTGGGATATCAAGTGGAAgtatttttcacaatttgatggcgtttttcattccaACACCGTcataatattgcatttctgctcgaaagtgcaaaatcagagcaatcctcgccaccagtgtttttcaatgaaaaacgtcaTGAGAGTCGCGGtgggtatcaaaacatcgcagtgtttgaggCTCAAAACATGAggagctcaacgtaatcggtgtactttctaatggctggtgctaacataccggtgtcagatggctggTTTTATCCAATACCAAACGATGACTGCTCACTTTctagcgacccttacacgagaattctcgggtaatttttcaaaagggcgtataagcaagtaacagtttctctttaatcactctctctttcaattattttgatgtggttaaaaagattttctttgatatcactattctgtttggaaGTCCAaaatttcgggtatcatttcatgcaaagagttgagtgataaacgtggaaatcacttggtaatt
This genomic window contains:
- the LOC131429829 gene encoding beta-1,3-galactosyltransferase 6, coding for MAFGRYQHLHKRNCIGMLPVFCSFVAGALLTILIGGPQHSCESSTKNYQPENSYFLMLLIVSAPGNIERRTVIRETYLNLRPRILNESYQDDAIYVPLYDDQEHLQLETVEKQKELLDNYQQLQKRKIKNIKVINFKIKALFAIGTHGLSRAERKVVYEEQRVFNDVIELDDLVDSYDNLTTKIIRSMSQIDDVYDFKYLMKLDDDSYVKLDLLSEDLLSYYEKLHRVRLSHTKPTELYWGYFKGAATIQQHGHWKEKKYQLCDRYLPYALGGGYVLSKNLVSFIAAYRKTLTVYKSEDMAVGTWLSSFGNIHRRHDVRFDTAWMPRKCKTYHLVLHKRTAQQMKEIHRGDLCSHEEEQEPDTQRPKEYFYDWTVPPSQCCRTLVQQDKH